In Equus quagga isolate Etosha38 chromosome 14, UCLA_HA_Equagga_1.0, whole genome shotgun sequence, one DNA window encodes the following:
- the LOC124225855 gene encoding olfactory receptor 24-like has translation MEPRNQTSAFEFILLGLSEYPEQETLLFALFLCMYVVMAMGNLLIILAISSDSHLHTPMYFFLANLSLVDFGLATNTVPKMLVNIQMKSKSISYPCCLTQMYFFHFFGIIDSVLIAVMAYDRYVAICHPLHYTTIMSPRLCGLLAGGPWVFSYFISLTHILLMVLLVFCGSNKIPHYFCDLTPLLRLSCTDTSVNKIFVLIVAGLVIATPFICILDSYVRIIVAIIKVPSAGGRKKAFSTCSSHLSVVTLLYGTTIGVYLCPSSVRTAVKEKASAIMYTAVTPMLNPFIYSLRNRDLKGALRNLISKKITSAS, from the coding sequence ATGGAACCAAGAAACCAAACCAGTGCATTTGAATTCATCCTGTTGGGGCTTTCAGAATATCCAGAACAGGAGACTCTCCTCTTTGCTCTGTTCCTCTGCATGTATGTGGTCATGGCTATGGGAAATCTCTTGATCATCCTCGCCATCAGCTCAGATTCtcacctccacacccccatgtacttcttcttAGCCAACCTGTCCTTGGTTGATTTTGGCCTGGCCACCAACACTGTCCCCAAGATGCTGGTGAACATCCAAATGAAAAGCAAGTCAATCTCCTATCCGTGTTGCCTAACCCAGAtgtactttttccatttttttggcatCATTGACAGCGTCTTAATTGCTGTGATGGCTTATGACAGGTATGTGGCTATATGCCACCCCTTACACTATACAACCATCATGAGCCCACGCCTCTGTGGCCTGCTGGCTGGTGGCCCATGGGTGTTTTCCTACTTTATCTCCCTCACTCACATCCTCCTGATGGTGCTCTTGGTTTTCTGTGGTAGCAACAAGATTCCTCACTACTTCTGTGACCTCACTCCCCTTCTCAGGCTTTCTTGTACTGACACGTCTGTAAACAAGATCTTTGTGCTCATTGTGGCAGGATTGGTGATAGCCACACCTTTCATCTGCATCCTGGACTCCTATGTTCGCATCATCGTGGCCATAATAAAGGTCCCCTCTGCAGGTGGCAGGAAGAAAGCCTTTTCCACCTGCAGCTCCCACCTATCTGTGGTCACCCTCCTCTATGGGACCACCATTGGGGTTTATCTGTGTCCTTCATCTGTCCGCACAGCCGTGAAGGAAAAAGCCTCTGCTATAATGTACACTGCAGtcacccccatgctgaacccttttatctacagcctgaggaacagagACTTGAAGGGGGCCCTAAGGAATCTCATCAGCAAAAAAATCACCTCAGCTTCCTGA